Proteins from one Burkholderia oklahomensis C6786 genomic window:
- a CDS encoding glycosyltransferase family 9 protein, producing MSRLHGRIHIFARALPRLVLKPLRRKPAQPRRILIAHHLLLGDTLLLTALLAKLRAQHPRAQIVLACPKAIAPLYTKRPFGVDAFAFDPRDGASVKRLLASGPYDLGIVAGDNRHSWLALGAGCHWIVAHAGDEPAWKNWPVDESIPYPDAPAAWADFAAELVEGPAPRPYRPADWPAPQASAPLPAELRERPYVVLHPGASTAVKRWPPARWRELAERVAAAGYLPVWSGGPSEVALVAGIGPDPAQPNLAGRLGLADLWHLLSGARAVVCPDTGVAHLARLVGVPTVALFGPGNAGIHGAGRYWRDAPFVALTIADMPCRDQPSIFRRHVAWVRRCDRNAATCVAWRGDHADCMGLLSVDAAHRALQNVLALAPSSSSR from the coding sequence AGCCGCTGCGTCGCAAGCCCGCGCAGCCGCGGCGCATCCTGATCGCGCACCATCTGCTGCTCGGCGACACGCTGTTGCTGACGGCGCTGCTCGCGAAGCTGCGCGCGCAGCATCCACGCGCGCAGATCGTGCTCGCTTGTCCGAAGGCGATCGCGCCGCTCTACACGAAGCGGCCGTTCGGTGTCGACGCGTTCGCGTTCGATCCGCGCGACGGCGCATCGGTCAAGCGTCTGTTGGCGTCGGGGCCGTACGACCTCGGCATCGTCGCGGGCGATAACCGGCATAGCTGGCTTGCGCTCGGCGCGGGCTGCCACTGGATCGTCGCGCATGCGGGCGATGAGCCCGCTTGGAAGAACTGGCCGGTCGACGAGTCGATTCCGTATCCGGATGCGCCTGCCGCGTGGGCCGATTTCGCCGCCGAGCTGGTGGAAGGACCCGCGCCGCGGCCGTACCGTCCTGCGGACTGGCCCGCGCCTCAGGCGAGTGCGCCGCTGCCCGCCGAATTGCGCGAGCGGCCCTATGTCGTGCTGCATCCGGGCGCGAGCACCGCGGTCAAGCGCTGGCCGCCCGCGCGCTGGCGCGAGCTCGCGGAGCGTGTGGCGGCGGCAGGCTATTTGCCCGTCTGGAGCGGCGGGCCGAGCGAAGTCGCGCTCGTCGCAGGGATCGGTCCCGATCCCGCGCAGCCGAATCTCGCGGGACGGCTCGGCCTCGCCGATTTGTGGCACCTGTTGAGCGGCGCGCGCGCGGTCGTGTGTCCCGATACCGGCGTTGCGCATCTCGCGCGTCTCGTCGGCGTGCCGACGGTTGCGCTGTTCGGCCCCGGCAACGCCGGCATTCACGGCGCGGGCCGTTATTGGCGGGACGCGCCGTTCGTCGCGCTGACGATCGCGGACATGCCGTGCCGCGACCAGCCGTCGATCTTCCGGCGTCACGTCGCGTGGGTGCGGCGCTGCGACCGCAATGCGGCGACGTGCGTCGCCTGGCGCGGCGACCATGCGGACTGCATGGGCCTTCTTTCAGTGGATGCGGCGCATCGTGCGCTGCAAAACGTTTTGGCG